A genome region from Halosegnis longus includes the following:
- a CDS encoding helicase C-terminal domain-containing protein, producing the protein MTNTDIDYTDYTADESGFRGYLRDLADEQFPFPGYREYQDEVLYHTLWKLFIDDADNVIIDAPTGVGKSPLLVAVGEVNSVLYENQAGIESYFELDLSVLDGSSFYTTPQKQLRDQLAADETLQDAIEMLKSRRDYSCAAGGTNCADCPIRNGNEQSCMGTSGCTYWEAKEDAMSASQAVLTFAMLIIDNNLPMVSQEGEQMSFGNRDIVRVDEAHGLEGQIASLFAGFTVSERTLPDAVLSDFEHRVDWSADRFEDVENILADIARQCTIFVDDWEDNPSMRHEVEQCETFLDRYNYCLDEISEDRPWVVNVDTIERTGRSNSKYIELQPVDVDRFLEKMIWSRGNKRILSSATIPYRNDVETWADRIGLPGETELIRCPMPFPVENRRIHTNTVVGSMSGDGCDEHWPEIISTIEEIHSHHTGENGIIHTASYGRAKRLAQSLGHHKVFRHKQDMDATEALEAFQESSADILATPSMTEGVDLEGDMARWQVLLKVPFRSPGDERVSYLLNERSAWDWYNQEAMLDCAQAVGRAVRGPDDAASFYVLDAKMEQLMHKVEFPDWYEEAVTDDAPDHWAHSSKAPWRETVTADA; encoded by the coding sequence ATGACCAATACGGACATCGACTACACCGACTATACGGCTGACGAGTCCGGGTTTCGGGGCTACCTCCGTGACCTTGCTGACGAGCAGTTTCCATTCCCTGGCTACCGGGAGTACCAGGACGAGGTACTGTACCACACACTGTGGAAGCTCTTCATCGACGACGCTGACAACGTGATCATCGACGCGCCGACTGGTGTGGGCAAAAGCCCGCTGCTAGTGGCAGTCGGTGAGGTGAACTCGGTCCTGTACGAGAACCAAGCCGGCATCGAGTCGTACTTCGAGCTCGATCTGAGCGTACTCGACGGGTCGTCGTTCTACACGACGCCCCAGAAACAGCTTCGAGACCAGCTCGCAGCTGACGAGACGCTGCAGGATGCAATCGAGATGCTGAAATCCCGACGCGACTACTCGTGTGCAGCCGGAGGAACCAACTGTGCTGACTGCCCGATTCGGAACGGCAACGAGCAGTCGTGCATGGGGACGAGCGGGTGTACCTACTGGGAGGCGAAGGAAGACGCGATGAGCGCAAGCCAAGCCGTGCTCACGTTCGCGATGTTGATCATCGACAACAACCTCCCGATGGTCTCACAGGAGGGCGAGCAGATGTCATTCGGCAACCGAGACATCGTTCGTGTCGACGAGGCACACGGGCTGGAGGGACAGATCGCGAGTCTGTTCGCCGGCTTCACCGTCTCGGAGCGAACGCTGCCTGACGCCGTCCTCTCGGACTTCGAGCACCGGGTCGACTGGAGCGCTGACCGCTTCGAGGATGTCGAGAACATCCTTGCCGACATCGCGCGCCAGTGTACGATCTTCGTCGACGACTGGGAGGACAACCCGTCGATGCGACACGAGGTCGAGCAGTGTGAGACGTTCCTCGATCGCTACAACTACTGTCTGGACGAGATCAGTGAGGACCGGCCGTGGGTGGTGAACGTCGACACGATCGAGCGGACGGGGCGCTCGAACAGCAAGTACATCGAGCTCCAGCCGGTCGACGTTGACCGGTTCCTCGAGAAGATGATCTGGAGTCGTGGCAACAAGCGGATCCTGTCGTCGGCGACGATCCCGTATCGCAACGATGTCGAGACGTGGGCAGACCGGATCGGGCTCCCGGGCGAGACCGAGCTCATCCGTTGTCCGATGCCGTTCCCGGTCGAGAACCGTCGCATTCATACGAACACGGTCGTCGGGTCGATGTCGGGTGACGGCTGTGATGAACACTGGCCGGAGATCATCAGTACGATCGAGGAGATCCACAGTCACCACACTGGTGAGAACGGTATCATCCACACGGCGTCCTACGGGCGCGCAAAGCGGTTGGCGCAGTCGCTGGGCCACCACAAGGTCTTCCGTCACAAGCAGGACATGGATGCCACTGAGGCGCTGGAGGCGTTCCAGGAGAGCAGTGCAGACATCCTCGCGACACCCTCGATGACCGAAGGTGTCGACCTGGAGGGTGACATGGCACGGTGGCAGGTGCTGCTGAAGGTTCCGTTCCGATCGCCCGGTGACGAGCGAGTGAGCTACTTGCTCAACGAGCGATCTGCGTGGGACTGGTACAATCAGGAGGCGATGCTCGACTGTGCGCAAGCGGTTGGGCGAGCAGTCCGTGGCCCCGATGATGCTGCATCGTTCTACGTGCTCGACGCGAAGATGGAGCAGCTGATGCACAAGGTCGAGTTCCCTGACTGGTACGAAGAGGCTGTGACGGACGATGCGCCCGACCACTGGGCACACTCGAGCAAGGCTCCGTGGCGCGAGACCGTTACTGCCGACGCGTAG